The proteins below come from a single Metarhizium brunneum chromosome 1, complete sequence genomic window:
- the ANKRD44 gene encoding Serine/threonine-protein phosphatase 6 regulatory ankyrin repeat subunit B, with the protein MNGLPVLWLLAGRAAAADDDLSDFTNNLAQDLGPLLALFGEAVTKQYLSESTTFLDYFTFAMGPLGIITAVVSVIRVCGHPSLRAFIGRSQEGEAAVEAELCASTSRDVCELFHKGGIARVLGRQPDLLELVAVSPAGGRGRGKRLEIFQDHIRNADETMYWKRSRGSVFSPDDKSGRCQMSPTPNLSLNIGIKRPKLWVVSLVALNGLVLQAGIIVLAGFGAWRLGWNKYHPDNATARDYAPRMFIAGSLLLSLGMWGCAVLIGQATQEVRFRRDEQAAGHKTRLIWLQPGPQLVGEQSFDPSSFFESEKQPLEYWVSSRKRKGSERLFEVLTFLAVLASVVGYILQFIGLRGMNAWLSLAQLGVTLYMSMLRGALRIQRLQNHENKLSKIPDLVAGHELDWLAYELAFDDSPMQATGQPQRGANWHIVSGKMPSDDKPMTVCNGGSFELSGASVSSRRNSCDKTSLREFIGSQGCSDLYYELFDLRVQLSGLTGNQGMASLATGSGGGKPWKSDMVAVRKSAIKLAEALGEIATALFSGENRAKRSDLTVPVEALAHTDSEPCCSSTLTQVVGVEMKAPEPTQPKWRVNAAHIEAILGLWTWSLVSSQDVVGDSESPNTSASSKDRASVSHQILAAGLDNEYWNSEVDIEVELNFWFGPNTHLLSRESLRLGKGMKCDNFTTLCRQLTGSGGWEKLPRSTESSSSLLSCSKTPIFQLRLFGWNILCESLAISGTDPVGASDVVKLQSSQDDSHVSIGVQYLRSECSIIDLCTQQLLITLVKNLISLAALPIPESTVSEKEGFIQLQNPLVATFEKAFVDSEIGSRTDAITTIIPQLRRQLLPSDENLISSLVQSANTFRQKGEWARAAVLLKWGCRHFSPEHMRNRHADRALQWQFFERILRVAAEFYRYSATLKSDKMGISYAQDGLREMRDMCHFMLPSSEEDSVEPCQQNITSMLACYADVFDKLAAETSRPRKANSVHPFVHAIDDGNRVDALYELSFLHSGDFGSKSLKPALPLAIRNQWTEVVDALFEMRVHPDSEDEAGRTGASHCAELGHVSLLRELAARGAFLDQSDNMARTPLHWAALSGQDEIVAVLLETGNVDISRRDQDGVVPFWHAIEKNHDSIVRALLDRGFTVDARRAKLDRSPISWTAEHGQAEIVQHLVQSGAEVNKAEKGLHAGFHPLHHACEGSHEDVVRVLLEAGADPNVRSENGRTPLHLAAAAGSTAIVQILLSLVPDVDETCNSGNTALHYAASEGRVHLLKMLIDAGADIERGDDEDRRPIHAATKSNYFWSHPDAVFELLKLGAVIDPVDKIGHTPLCFAADNGQAGIIEELLSRGANVNHADKHGQTPLYNAAQKERFAIVKRLLEAGADVHCQDKNGNTALIAATDSLWGGSDLVQLLLEHGAVDVPRKDGATALSIARSNRFWSTEEVLLQSGNYPNTYREGQSL; encoded by the coding sequence ATGAATGGCCTCCCTGTTCTCTGGCTGCTCGCGGGCCGAGCTGCCGCGGCGGACGATGACCTGTCCGACTTCACCAACAACCTGGCGCAGGATCTCGGGCCGCTGCTGGCGCTGTTTGGCGAGGCCGTGACGAAGCAGTATCTCAGCGAGAGCACCACTTTCCTCGACTACTTCACCTTCGCCATGGGCCCGCTGGGCATCATCACGGCCGTGGTGTCGGTCATCCGGGTCTGCGGGCACCCGTCCCTCCGGGCCTTCATCGGGAGGTCgcaggagggcgaggcggccgTGGAGGCGGAGCTGTGCGCCTCGACGAGCCGCGACGTGTGCGAGCTGTTCCACAAGGGCGGCATCGCGCGCGTCCTCGGGAGGCAGCCCGAtctgctggagctggtggcCGTGTCGCCCGCCGGcggccggggccggggcAAGAGGCTCGAGATATTCCAGGACCACATCCGCAACGCGGACGAGACCATGTACTGGAAGCGCAGCCGGGGGTCCGTCTTCAGCCCCGACGACAAGTCGGGCCGTTGCCAGATGTCGCCGACGCCCAACCTGTCGCTCAACATTGGCATCAAGAGGCCCAAGCTGTGGGTGGTGTCGCTGGTCGCGCTCAACGGGCTCGTGCTGCAGGCCGGCATCATCGTCCTGGCTGGCTTCGGGGCGTGGCGGCTCGGCTGGAACAAGTACCATCCCGACAATGCCACGGCGCGCGACTACGCGCCGAGGATGTTCATCGCCGGGAGCTTGCTCCTGTCCCTGGGGATGTGGGGATGCGCCGTGCTCATCGGCCAGGCCACGCAGGAGGTGAGGTTCAGGCGCGACGAGCAGGCCGCCGGGCACAAGACGCGGCTCATCTGGCTCCAGCCCGGGCCGCAGCTTGTTGGGGAGCAGAGCTTCGACCCCAGCTCCTTCTTTGAAAGCGAGAAGCAGCCGCTTGAGTACTGGGTTTCGTCGCGGAAGCGAAAGGGGTCGGAGAGGCTGTTCGAGGTCCTGACCTTCTTGGCGGTGCTTGCGTCCGTGGTTGGGTATATACTTCAGTTTATTGGCCTGCGAGGCATGAATGCGTGGCTGTCGCTGGCGCAGCTGGGCGTCACGCTGTACATGAGCATGCTGCGAGGGGCGCTCCGGATACAAAGGCTCCAGAACCATGAGAACAAGTTGTCGAAAATCCCGGACCTGGTGGCCGGCCACGAACTCGACTGGCTGGCGTATGAGCTGGCCTTTGACGACTCCCCCATGCAAGCGACGGGGCAGCCGCAAAGGGGAGCCAACTGGCACATTGTGAGTGGGAAGATGCCGAGCGATGATAAGCCCATGACGGTTTGTAACGGTGGTTCTTTCGAGCTCAGTGGTGCCTCCGTGTCCAGTCGACGCAACTCCTGCGACAAGACGTCATTGCGGGAGTTCATCGGCTCTCAGGGGTGCAGCGACTTGTATTACGAGCTGTTCGACCTTCGCGTCCAGCTGTCTGGATTAACGGGGAACCAGGGCATGGCGAGTCTGGCAACAGGTTCTGGAGGTGGGAAGCCGTGGAAGTCCGACATGGTCGCCGTTCGCAAGTCCGCCATCAAGCTTGCTGAAGCGCTTGGCGAGATAGCAACTGCGCTTTTTTCCGGGGAGAATCGTGCAAAGAGGAGCGACTTGACGGTTCCTGTCGAGGCTCTTGCTCATACGGATTCTGAACCTTGTTGCTCCAGCACGCTGACGCAAGTCGTCGGTGTTGAGATGAAGGCCCCTGAACCAACTCAGCCAAAATGGAGAGTCAACGCGGCTCATATAGAAGCTATTCTTGGCCTTTGGACTTGGTCGCTGGTGTCTTCTCAGGACGTAGTCGGAGACAGTGAATCTCCAAACACGTCTGCCAGCTCAAAGGACAGAGCGAGCGTCTCGCACCAAATTCTGGCAGCTGGCTTGGATAATGAATATTGGAACAGCGAGGTCGACATCGAGGTCGAGCTGAACTTTTGGTTCGGCCCTAATACACATCTCCTTTCCAGGGAAAGCCTCCGCCTCGGTAAGGGCATGAAATGTGACAACTTCACCACGCTGTGTCGCCAGTTAACTGGTTCCGGCGGCTGGGAGAAGCTGCCGAGATCGACGGAGTCGTCGTCCTCCCTGCTGAGCTGCAGCAAAACCCCCATCTTCCAGCTGCGGCTGTTCGGATGGAATATTCTATGCGAGTCCTTGGCAATCAGTGGCACGGATCCCGTTGGGGCCTCGGATGTTGTTAAATTGCAGAGTTCCCAAGACGATAGCCACGTTTCTATTGGTGTTCAATACTTGCGGTCTGAGTGTAGTATCATTGATTTGTGCACCCAACAGCTCCTGATAACCCTGGTGAAGAACCTGATCAGTCTGGCGGCACTGCCGATTCCTGAATCCACCGTCTCGGAGAAGGAAGGGTTCATTCAGCTGCAGAATCCATTGGTCGCGACGTTCGAAAAGGCATTCGTCGACAGCGAAATCGGCTCTCGAACGGACGCAATCACCACCATTATCCCCCAACTGAGACGGCAACTCCTCCCCAGCGACGAGAACCTGATATCCAGTCTCGTCCAGTCGGCAAACACATTCAGACAAAAGGGGGAATGGGCTCGTGCGGCCGTATTGCTGAAATGGGGGTGTCGTCACTTTTCGCCGGAGCACATGCGCAACCGCCATGCGGATCGAGCTCTGCAATGGCAGTTTTTCGAAAGGATCCTCAGGGTCGCGGCTGAGTTTTACCGCTACTCAGCTACCTTGAAGAGCGACAAAATGGGCATCTCGTACGCGCAGGATGGGCTGAGAGAAATGAGGGATATGTGCCACTTCATGCTTCCCTCATCCGAGGAGGACAGCGTCGAGCCGTGCCAGCAGAACATCACCTCCATGCTGGCTTGCTATGCCGACGTGTTCGACAAGTTGGCAGCAGAGACAAGCCGCCCCCGAAAAGCCAACAGCGTACACCCCTTTGTGcatgccattgacgacggCAACAGAGTCGACGCCCTCTACGAACTGAGTTTCCTCCACAGCGGCGACTTTGGATCCAAGTCCCTCAAGCCCGCTCTGCCGCTTGCCATTCGCAACCAGTGGACCGAGGTAGTCGATGCGCTTTTCGAGATGAGGGTTCATCCTGACAGCGAAGACGAGGCCGGGAGAACCGGTGCTTCCCACTGCGCCGAGCTCGGGCACGTCTCTCTGCTGCGCGAGTTGGCGGCCCGGGGTGCCTTTTTGGATCAATCGGACAACATGGCTCGCACGCCGCTGCACTGGGCGGCGCTGAGCGGGCAAGACGAGATTGTGGCCGTGCTCTTGGAGACGGGTAACGTGGATATTTCCCGACGGGACCAAGACGGCGTCGTGCCATTCTGGCACGCGATTGAGAAGAACCATGACAGCATCGTGCGTGCCCTTCTGGATCGAGGCTTCACCGTCGATGCACGGAGGGCGAAACTGGATCGGTCTCCGATATCTTGGACGGCGGAGCACGGGCAAGCTGAGATTGTGCAGCATTTGGTCCAGAGCGGCGCCGAAGTCAACAAGGCCGAAAAGGGATTACATGCGGGGTTTCATCCACTGCATCACGCTTGCGAAGGCAGTCACGAAGACGTCGTGCGTGTGTTGCTGGAGGCCGGGGCCGATCCCAACGTGCGCAGCGAAAATGGGCGTACGCCACTGCATttggccgccgcggcaggCAGTACAGCTATTGTACAAATCCTCCTTAGTTTGGTGCCCGATGTAGATGAAACGTGCAATTCCGGGAACACGGCATTACACTATGCCGCAAGTGAAGGACGTGTGCATCTGCTCAAGATGCTAATCGATGCTGGTGCGGATATTGAGCgtggtgatgacgaggacaGGCGGCCAATTCACGCGGCTACGAAGAGTAACTATTTTTGGTCGCACCCAGACGCTGTTTTTGAACTTCTCAAACTGGGAGCTGTCATCGACCCTGTTGACAAAATTGGACATACTCCTTTATGCTTTGCGGCCGACAATGGACAAGCTGGCATTATTGAGGAGCTGTTGAGCCGAGGCGCAAATGTAAACCATGCTGATAAGCACGGACAAACCCCTTTATATAATGCGGCCCAGAAGGAACGGTTTGCAATCGTGAAAAGACTGCTAGAAGCTGGAGCTGATGTACACTGCCAGGACAAGAATGGCAACACGGCTTTGATAGCTGCTACGGATTCGCTGTGGGGTGGATCCGACTTGGtacagctgctgctcgagcaCGGTGCTGTAGATGTTCCAAGGAAGGACGGGGCAACAGCTCTCTCAATAGCTCGAAGCAATCGTTTCTGGAGCACTGAAGAAGTTTTGCTGCAATCAGGCAACTACCCAAATACATATAGGGAGGGCCAAAGTTTATAG